A region from the Onychostoma macrolepis isolate SWU-2019 chromosome 18, ASM1243209v1, whole genome shotgun sequence genome encodes:
- the znf710a gene encoding zinc finger protein 710a isoform X2, which translates to MAESYLQSMEEQEVPLVRCYSKVMEHAVDVSTQTDPVVVLSLAQAAVLGLISQNEIFGATIAPNGFYTGEGREGPAPPAESMEYEYADQLIGANGDYLSEPHGENRRPEGLYGAERRRPGPRGRTKRPLNEGAPQESTERSLDTPNQVKGERPEFSSPCYLSNPQQPDNEPEVLDLAPQRVPMKEEQCNKGYPEPSREPAIQQVDSDTQTQAHQSPVGHGKALVESSEGGRGKEEEQEEEEEEVEERALNLKTTEEDVSPVMRRYYESSVTAYEAAEMGLPGDYEEGGQAMMWTEGENSLGRRMQIDRLDINVQIDESYCVDVGEGLKRWKCRMCEKSYTSKYNLVTHILGHNGIKPHECLHCGKLFKQPSHLQTHLLTHQGTRPHKCTVCKKAFTQTSHLKRHMLQHSDVKPYSCRFCGRGFAYPSELRTHETKHESGHCHVCTQCGMEFPTHAHLKRHQVSHQGPTTFQCTECHKSFAYRSQLQNHLMKHQNVRPYVCSECGMEFVQIHHLKQHMLTHKVLTQQAIEHKGMKEYKCDVCSREFTLSANLKRHMLIHTSVRPFQCHVCFKTFVQKQTLKTHMIVHLPVKPFKCKVCGKSFNRMYNLLGHMHLHAGSKPFKCPYCTSKFNLKGNLSRHMKVKHGILDTSTEGQDVLPDAEVQEDYEEESFDYSERENLASNNAQDLAKLAKISYYNYTKVASRYNTT; encoded by the exons GAAGAGCAGGAAGTTCCTCTGGTTCGCTGCTATTCTAAAGTGATGGAGCATGCAGTGGACGTCAGCACTCAGACTGACCCGGTGGTGGTCCTGTCCCTGGCCCAGGCTGCTGTGCTGGGACTCATATCACAGAACGAAATCTTCGGAGCCACAATTGCCCCAAACGGTTTCTACACGGGAGAGGGACGTGAAGGCCCCGCTCCTCCTGCAGAATCCATGGAGTATGAATATGCAGATCAGCTAATTGGAGCCAATGGAGACTATCTATCCGAGCCTCACGGGGAGAACAGGAGGCCAGAAGGGCTCTACGGGGCGGAACGCAGGCGTCCAGGACCCCGTGGGAGGACCAAGAGGCCCTTGAATGAAGGAGCACCACAGGAATCCACGGAGAGGTCTCTGGACACACCGAATCAGGTGAAAGGAGAGAGGCCTGAGTTCTCTAGCCCATGTTATCTCTCGAATCCCCAGCAACCTGACAATGAGCCAGAAGTGTTGGACCTAGCACCTCAAAGAGTGCCAATGAAAGAAGAGCAGTGTAACAAAGGCTACCCTGAGCCCTCGAGGGAGCCAGCCATCCAACAGGTTGACTCTGACACTCAGACACAAGCCCACCAAAGCCCTGTGGGGCATGGAAAAGCGTTGGTGGAGTCCTCTGAGGGAGGACGGGGAAAGGAGGAGGAacaggaagaagaggaggaggaagtgGAGGAGAGAGCACTGAACCTGAAAACCACAGAGGAGGATGTGAGCCCAGTAATGAGGCGTTACTATGAATCCAGTGTGACAGCATATGAGGCTGCTGAGATGGGCCTGCCAGGAGACTATGAGGAGGGCGGCCAGGCCATGATGTGGACAGAGGGTGAGAACTCCTTGGGTAGACGGATGCAGATCGACCGGCTAGATATTAACGTGCAAATCGACGAATCCTACTGTGTGGATGTGGGAGAAGGCCTGAAACGTTGGAAGTGCCGCATGTGCGAGAAGTCCTACACTTCGAAGTACAACTTGGTTACGCACATCCTTGGTCACAATGGCATCAAACCACATGAGTGTCTGCATTGTGGAAAGCTCTTCAAGCAGCCCAGTCATCTTCAGACGCATCTGCTAACGCACCAGGGGACGCGGCCACACAAGTGCACCGTCTGCAAGAAGGCCTTTACCCAGACTAGTCACCTTAAACGGCACATGTTGCAGCATAGCGACGTCAAGCCTTACAGCTGCCGCTTCTGCGGCCGAGGATTTGCCTACCCTAGTGAGCTACGTACTCATGAGACCAAACACGAGAGCGGCCACTGTCATGTTTGCACGCAGTGCGGCATGGAGTTCCCCACTCACGCCCACCTCAAGCGCCACCAGGTCAGCCACCAGGGCCCGACGACCTTTCAGTGCACCGAATGTCACAAGTCCTTCGCCTACCGTAGCCAGCTCCAGAACCATCTGATGAAGCACCAGAACGTACGGCCCTATGTCTGCTCGGAGTGCGGCATGGAGTTCGTGCAGATCCACCACCTGAAGCAGCACATGCTTACACACAAGGTACTGACACAGCAGGCCATCGAACACAAG GGTATGAAGGAATACAAATGCGACGTGTGTTCTCGCGAGTTCACTCTCTCTGCCAACCTGAAGCGACACATGCTGATTCACACTAGTGTGCGCCCTTTCCAGTGCCACGTCTGCTTCAAGACCTTTGTTCAGAAGCAGACGCTTAAAACACACATGATTGTCCACTTGCCTGTGAAACCTTTTAAGTGCAAG GTGTGCGGGAAGTCCTTCAACAGAATGTACAACCTGCTGGGTCACATGCACCTTCATGCTGGTAGCAAACCCTTCAAGTGTCCTTACTGCACCAGCAAGTTCAATTTGAAGGGCAACTTGAGTCGACACATGAAGGTGAAACATGGAATCCTGGACACCTCAACTGAGGGACAAG ATGTCCTGCCTGATGCAGAGGTTCAGGAAGATTACGAGGAAGAGAGCTTTGATTACAGTGAGAGGGAGAATCTAGCCAGCAACAACGCACAAGATTTGGCGAAACTTGCCAAAATTAGCTACTACAACTACACTAAGGTTGCTTCTCGCTACAACACAACTTAA
- the znf710a gene encoding zinc finger protein 710a isoform X1, whose translation MRSLKHLKHHTRSNVEEQEVPLVRCYSKVMEHAVDVSTQTDPVVVLSLAQAAVLGLISQNEIFGATIAPNGFYTGEGREGPAPPAESMEYEYADQLIGANGDYLSEPHGENRRPEGLYGAERRRPGPRGRTKRPLNEGAPQESTERSLDTPNQVKGERPEFSSPCYLSNPQQPDNEPEVLDLAPQRVPMKEEQCNKGYPEPSREPAIQQVDSDTQTQAHQSPVGHGKALVESSEGGRGKEEEQEEEEEEVEERALNLKTTEEDVSPVMRRYYESSVTAYEAAEMGLPGDYEEGGQAMMWTEGENSLGRRMQIDRLDINVQIDESYCVDVGEGLKRWKCRMCEKSYTSKYNLVTHILGHNGIKPHECLHCGKLFKQPSHLQTHLLTHQGTRPHKCTVCKKAFTQTSHLKRHMLQHSDVKPYSCRFCGRGFAYPSELRTHETKHESGHCHVCTQCGMEFPTHAHLKRHQVSHQGPTTFQCTECHKSFAYRSQLQNHLMKHQNVRPYVCSECGMEFVQIHHLKQHMLTHKVLTQQAIEHKGMKEYKCDVCSREFTLSANLKRHMLIHTSVRPFQCHVCFKTFVQKQTLKTHMIVHLPVKPFKCKVCGKSFNRMYNLLGHMHLHAGSKPFKCPYCTSKFNLKGNLSRHMKVKHGILDTSTEGQDVLPDAEVQEDYEEESFDYSERENLASNNAQDLAKLAKISYYNYTKVASRYNTT comes from the exons GAAGAGCAGGAAGTTCCTCTGGTTCGCTGCTATTCTAAAGTGATGGAGCATGCAGTGGACGTCAGCACTCAGACTGACCCGGTGGTGGTCCTGTCCCTGGCCCAGGCTGCTGTGCTGGGACTCATATCACAGAACGAAATCTTCGGAGCCACAATTGCCCCAAACGGTTTCTACACGGGAGAGGGACGTGAAGGCCCCGCTCCTCCTGCAGAATCCATGGAGTATGAATATGCAGATCAGCTAATTGGAGCCAATGGAGACTATCTATCCGAGCCTCACGGGGAGAACAGGAGGCCAGAAGGGCTCTACGGGGCGGAACGCAGGCGTCCAGGACCCCGTGGGAGGACCAAGAGGCCCTTGAATGAAGGAGCACCACAGGAATCCACGGAGAGGTCTCTGGACACACCGAATCAGGTGAAAGGAGAGAGGCCTGAGTTCTCTAGCCCATGTTATCTCTCGAATCCCCAGCAACCTGACAATGAGCCAGAAGTGTTGGACCTAGCACCTCAAAGAGTGCCAATGAAAGAAGAGCAGTGTAACAAAGGCTACCCTGAGCCCTCGAGGGAGCCAGCCATCCAACAGGTTGACTCTGACACTCAGACACAAGCCCACCAAAGCCCTGTGGGGCATGGAAAAGCGTTGGTGGAGTCCTCTGAGGGAGGACGGGGAAAGGAGGAGGAacaggaagaagaggaggaggaagtgGAGGAGAGAGCACTGAACCTGAAAACCACAGAGGAGGATGTGAGCCCAGTAATGAGGCGTTACTATGAATCCAGTGTGACAGCATATGAGGCTGCTGAGATGGGCCTGCCAGGAGACTATGAGGAGGGCGGCCAGGCCATGATGTGGACAGAGGGTGAGAACTCCTTGGGTAGACGGATGCAGATCGACCGGCTAGATATTAACGTGCAAATCGACGAATCCTACTGTGTGGATGTGGGAGAAGGCCTGAAACGTTGGAAGTGCCGCATGTGCGAGAAGTCCTACACTTCGAAGTACAACTTGGTTACGCACATCCTTGGTCACAATGGCATCAAACCACATGAGTGTCTGCATTGTGGAAAGCTCTTCAAGCAGCCCAGTCATCTTCAGACGCATCTGCTAACGCACCAGGGGACGCGGCCACACAAGTGCACCGTCTGCAAGAAGGCCTTTACCCAGACTAGTCACCTTAAACGGCACATGTTGCAGCATAGCGACGTCAAGCCTTACAGCTGCCGCTTCTGCGGCCGAGGATTTGCCTACCCTAGTGAGCTACGTACTCATGAGACCAAACACGAGAGCGGCCACTGTCATGTTTGCACGCAGTGCGGCATGGAGTTCCCCACTCACGCCCACCTCAAGCGCCACCAGGTCAGCCACCAGGGCCCGACGACCTTTCAGTGCACCGAATGTCACAAGTCCTTCGCCTACCGTAGCCAGCTCCAGAACCATCTGATGAAGCACCAGAACGTACGGCCCTATGTCTGCTCGGAGTGCGGCATGGAGTTCGTGCAGATCCACCACCTGAAGCAGCACATGCTTACACACAAGGTACTGACACAGCAGGCCATCGAACACAAG GGTATGAAGGAATACAAATGCGACGTGTGTTCTCGCGAGTTCACTCTCTCTGCCAACCTGAAGCGACACATGCTGATTCACACTAGTGTGCGCCCTTTCCAGTGCCACGTCTGCTTCAAGACCTTTGTTCAGAAGCAGACGCTTAAAACACACATGATTGTCCACTTGCCTGTGAAACCTTTTAAGTGCAAG GTGTGCGGGAAGTCCTTCAACAGAATGTACAACCTGCTGGGTCACATGCACCTTCATGCTGGTAGCAAACCCTTCAAGTGTCCTTACTGCACCAGCAAGTTCAATTTGAAGGGCAACTTGAGTCGACACATGAAGGTGAAACATGGAATCCTGGACACCTCAACTGAGGGACAAG ATGTCCTGCCTGATGCAGAGGTTCAGGAAGATTACGAGGAAGAGAGCTTTGATTACAGTGAGAGGGAGAATCTAGCCAGCAACAACGCACAAGATTTGGCGAAACTTGCCAAAATTAGCTACTACAACTACACTAAGGTTGCTTCTCGCTACAACACAACTTAA
- the znf710a gene encoding zinc finger protein 710a isoform X3, with the protein MRSLKHLKHHTRSNVEEQEVPLVRCYSKVMEHAVDVSTQTDPVVVLSLAQAAVLGLISQNEIFGATIAPNGFYTGEGREGPAPPAESMEYEYADQLIGANGDYLSEPHGENRRPEGLYGAERRRPGPRGRTKRPLNEGAPQESTERSLDTPNQVKGERPEFSSPCYLSNPQQPDNEPEVLDLAPQRVPMKEEQCNKGYPEPSREPAIQQVDSDTQTQAHQSPVGHGKALVESSEGGRGKEEEQEEEEEEVEERALNLKTTEEDVSPVMRRYYESSVTAYEAAEMGLPGDYEEGGQAMMWTEGENSLGRRMQIDRLDINVQIDESYCVDVGEGLKRWKCRMCEKSYTSKYNLVTHILGHNGIKPHECLHCGKLFKQPSHLQTHLLTHQGTRPHKCTVCKKAFTQTSHLKRHMLQHSDVKPYSCRFCGRGFAYPSELRTHETKHESGHCHVCTQCGMEFPTHAHLKRHQVSHQGPTTFQCTECHKSFAYRSQLQNHLMKHQNVRPYVCSECGMEFVQIHHLKQHMLTHKGMKEYKCDVCSREFTLSANLKRHMLIHTSVRPFQCHVCFKTFVQKQTLKTHMIVHLPVKPFKCKVCGKSFNRMYNLLGHMHLHAGSKPFKCPYCTSKFNLKGNLSRHMKVKHGILDTSTEGQDVLPDAEVQEDYEEESFDYSERENLASNNAQDLAKLAKISYYNYTKVASRYNTT; encoded by the exons GAAGAGCAGGAAGTTCCTCTGGTTCGCTGCTATTCTAAAGTGATGGAGCATGCAGTGGACGTCAGCACTCAGACTGACCCGGTGGTGGTCCTGTCCCTGGCCCAGGCTGCTGTGCTGGGACTCATATCACAGAACGAAATCTTCGGAGCCACAATTGCCCCAAACGGTTTCTACACGGGAGAGGGACGTGAAGGCCCCGCTCCTCCTGCAGAATCCATGGAGTATGAATATGCAGATCAGCTAATTGGAGCCAATGGAGACTATCTATCCGAGCCTCACGGGGAGAACAGGAGGCCAGAAGGGCTCTACGGGGCGGAACGCAGGCGTCCAGGACCCCGTGGGAGGACCAAGAGGCCCTTGAATGAAGGAGCACCACAGGAATCCACGGAGAGGTCTCTGGACACACCGAATCAGGTGAAAGGAGAGAGGCCTGAGTTCTCTAGCCCATGTTATCTCTCGAATCCCCAGCAACCTGACAATGAGCCAGAAGTGTTGGACCTAGCACCTCAAAGAGTGCCAATGAAAGAAGAGCAGTGTAACAAAGGCTACCCTGAGCCCTCGAGGGAGCCAGCCATCCAACAGGTTGACTCTGACACTCAGACACAAGCCCACCAAAGCCCTGTGGGGCATGGAAAAGCGTTGGTGGAGTCCTCTGAGGGAGGACGGGGAAAGGAGGAGGAacaggaagaagaggaggaggaagtgGAGGAGAGAGCACTGAACCTGAAAACCACAGAGGAGGATGTGAGCCCAGTAATGAGGCGTTACTATGAATCCAGTGTGACAGCATATGAGGCTGCTGAGATGGGCCTGCCAGGAGACTATGAGGAGGGCGGCCAGGCCATGATGTGGACAGAGGGTGAGAACTCCTTGGGTAGACGGATGCAGATCGACCGGCTAGATATTAACGTGCAAATCGACGAATCCTACTGTGTGGATGTGGGAGAAGGCCTGAAACGTTGGAAGTGCCGCATGTGCGAGAAGTCCTACACTTCGAAGTACAACTTGGTTACGCACATCCTTGGTCACAATGGCATCAAACCACATGAGTGTCTGCATTGTGGAAAGCTCTTCAAGCAGCCCAGTCATCTTCAGACGCATCTGCTAACGCACCAGGGGACGCGGCCACACAAGTGCACCGTCTGCAAGAAGGCCTTTACCCAGACTAGTCACCTTAAACGGCACATGTTGCAGCATAGCGACGTCAAGCCTTACAGCTGCCGCTTCTGCGGCCGAGGATTTGCCTACCCTAGTGAGCTACGTACTCATGAGACCAAACACGAGAGCGGCCACTGTCATGTTTGCACGCAGTGCGGCATGGAGTTCCCCACTCACGCCCACCTCAAGCGCCACCAGGTCAGCCACCAGGGCCCGACGACCTTTCAGTGCACCGAATGTCACAAGTCCTTCGCCTACCGTAGCCAGCTCCAGAACCATCTGATGAAGCACCAGAACGTACGGCCCTATGTCTGCTCGGAGTGCGGCATGGAGTTCGTGCAGATCCACCACCTGAAGCAGCACATGCTTACACACAAG GGTATGAAGGAATACAAATGCGACGTGTGTTCTCGCGAGTTCACTCTCTCTGCCAACCTGAAGCGACACATGCTGATTCACACTAGTGTGCGCCCTTTCCAGTGCCACGTCTGCTTCAAGACCTTTGTTCAGAAGCAGACGCTTAAAACACACATGATTGTCCACTTGCCTGTGAAACCTTTTAAGTGCAAG GTGTGCGGGAAGTCCTTCAACAGAATGTACAACCTGCTGGGTCACATGCACCTTCATGCTGGTAGCAAACCCTTCAAGTGTCCTTACTGCACCAGCAAGTTCAATTTGAAGGGCAACTTGAGTCGACACATGAAGGTGAAACATGGAATCCTGGACACCTCAACTGAGGGACAAG ATGTCCTGCCTGATGCAGAGGTTCAGGAAGATTACGAGGAAGAGAGCTTTGATTACAGTGAGAGGGAGAATCTAGCCAGCAACAACGCACAAGATTTGGCGAAACTTGCCAAAATTAGCTACTACAACTACACTAAGGTTGCTTCTCGCTACAACACAACTTAA
- the idh2 gene encoding isocitrate dehydrogenase [NADP], mitochondrial produces the protein MAGYLKVLSSLTRSAATLSKSPAVLAPASCQSLQQRNYADKRIKVAKPVVEMDGDEMTRIIWEFIKEKLILNNVDVELKYFDLGLPYRDQTDDQVTIDCALATQKYNVAVKCATITPDEARVEEFKLKKMWKSPNGTIRNILGGTVFREPIICKNIPRLVPGWTQPITIGRHAYGDQYKATDFVVSQPGKFKMVFSPADGSKAKEWEVFDFPGGGCGMGMYNTDESITGFAHSCFQYAIQKKWPLYMSTKNTILKAYDGRFKDIFQDIFEKNYKPEFDKLKIWYEHRLIDDMVAQVLKSSGAFVWACKNYDGDVQSDILAQGFGSLGLMTSVLVCPDGKTIEAEAAHGTVTRHYREHQKGRPTSTNPIASIFAWTKGLEHRGKLDGNPDLIKFSQTLERVCVETVESGVMTKDLAGCIHGLANCKLNEHYVNTTDFLDAIKTNLDKALGK, from the exons atggcaGGTTACTTGAAGGTCCTCAGCTCTCTCACTAGGTCCGCGGCCACTCTATCCAAATCCCCCGCCGTTCTTGCGCCAGCTTCTTGCCAGAGTTTGCAACAGAGGAACT ATGCCGATAAACGTATCAAAGTGGCAAAGCCGGTGGTGGAGATGGACGGAGATGAGATGACCAGGATCATCTGGGAGTTCATCAAAGAAAAG CTCATTCTGAACAATGTGGATGTGGAGCTAAAGTACTTTGACTTGGGTCTTCCTTACCGTGACCAGACTGATGACCAAGTCACAATCGACTGTGCTTTAGCTACCCAGAAATACAATGTTGCTGTGAAATGCGCCACCATTACACCTGACGAAGCTAGGGTCGAAG AGTTCAAGCTGAAGAAAATGTGGAAGAGCCCTAACGGAACAATCAGGAACATTCTGGGTGGCACTGTCTTCCGTGAGCCAATCATCTGCAAGAACATTCCCAGACTTGTTCCTGGCTGGACACAGCCCATCACCATTGGCAGACATGCCTACGGTGACCAG tacaaagCAACAGACTTTGTTGTGAGCCAACCAGGCAAATTCAAAATGGTCTTCTCTCCAGCCGATGGAAGCAAAGCCAAGGAGTGGGAGGTGTTCGATTTCCCTGGTGGTGGCTGTGGAATGGGAATGTATAATACTGACGAG TCCATCACTGGCTTCGCTCATAGCTGCTTCCAGTACGCCATTCAGAAGAAATGGCCTCTCTACATGAGCACTAAGAACACCATCCTGAAGGCTTACGATGGCAGATTCAAGGACATTTTCCAGGATATCTTTGAGAA AAACTACAAGCCAGAGTTTGACAAGCTGAAGATCTGGTATGAGCACAGGCTCATCGATGACATGGTGGCTCAGGTGCTCAAGTCATCAGGCGCCTTTGTGTGGGCCTGCAAGAACTACGATGGAGATGTACAGTCTGACATCCTTGCTCAGG GTTTTGGTTCTCTGGGGTTGATGACCTCTGTGCTGGTGTGTCCTGATGGAAAGACCATTGAGGCCGAGGCCGCTCACGGCACAGTAACCAGGCATTATCGTGAGCACCAGaag GGAAGGCCAACTAGCACTAACCCAATTGCCAGTATCTTTGCTTGGACCAAGGGACTGGAACACCGTGGCAAACTTGATGGAAACCCAGACCTGATCAA GTTCTCTCAGACTCTAGAACGGGTGTGCGTGGAGACTGTGGAGAGCGGTGTGATGACCAAGGATCTGGCTGGCTGCATTCACGGTCTCGCCAA CTGTAAGCTGAACGAGCATTACGTCAACACCACAGACTTCCTGGATGCCATCAAGACGAACCTGGACAAGGCTCTGGGCAAATGA
- the ankrd34c gene encoding ankyrin repeat domain-containing protein 34C: MADVLELRTDGNSLLKAVWLRRLRLTRLLLEGGAYINESNDRGETPLMVACMSKHSDQQSVGKAKLVKYLLDNKADPNIQDKAGRTALMHACSHRAGHEVVSLLLTNGADPSLEDRHGSSALVYAVNADDKETLKVLLDACKAKGKEVIIITTDKSPSGTKTTKQYLNVPPSPELDERTSPAPCASPSEIDLHASPSPSKEEEKDTVFNFQTKFKSASNTAAKLPNGLTSPSKKPVNPKRARLPQLKRLQSEPWGLIAPSILAAANEESKRANSDEDVVAGVNGLSLSKRGTLSRHNSVDGKDILFPMVGDQPTKISPTSSLPTSSKASYERSLAQHQPLTRRSTVPTEQEGSGGNLGPVSLRDTVHRRRLGNEHYDSDSQLYSDSSMLDSPKAPLERRKLNTSPLAMLTGSRESLDSNPSTSSPSTARCRAPGLLERRGSGTLLLDYISHTRPGHLPPLNVNPNPPIPDIGASSKPSSPLAAGIRPIAPVAPNSPKRGNLRTKKKLVRRHSMQVEQMKQLSNFEELNHQS, translated from the coding sequence ATGGCTGACGTGCTGGAGCTCAGGACAGATGGGAACTCTCTGCTGAAAGCAGTGTGGCTTCGGCGTTTGCGCCTTACAAGGCTTCTCCTGGAAGGTGGAGCCTACATTAATGAAAGCAACGATCGTGGAGAGACGCCGCTCATGGTGGCCTGCATGTCCAAACACTCTGACCAGCAGAGTGTCGGCAAGGCTAAGCTCGTCAAGTACCTTCTGGACAACAAAGCTGACCCTAATATCCAAGACAAAGCTGGAAGGACAGCCCTTATGCATGCATGCAGCCACAGGGCAGGACATGAGGTGGTCTCACTTCTACTGACCAACGGGGCTGATCCAAGCCTGGAGGACCGTCATGGATCTTCTGCTTTAGTCTACGCTGTCAATGCAGATGATAAAGAAACCCTAAAAGTTCTCCTTGATGCCTGCAAAGCCAAAGGCAAGGAGGTCATCATCATTACCACTGACAAATCGCCATCTGGAACCAAAACAACCAAGCAGTACCTGAATGTCCCTCCTTCTCCAGAGTTGGATGAGAGGACCTCTCCAGCACCGTGTGCCTCACCATCAGAGATAGATCTTCACGCATCGCCATCTCCCAGCAAAGAGGAGGAGAAAGACACTGTATTCaattttcaaacaaaatttaAGTCAGCCTCAAACACAGCAGCCAAACTTCCCAATGGACTTACTTCCCCTAGTAAGAAGCCAGTGAACCCTAAGAGGGCTCGTCTACCCCAGTTGAAGCGTCTACAGTCAGAGCCTTGGGGTCTGATTGCCCCCTCCATCTTGGCGGCGGCAAATGAAGAAAGCAAGAGAGCCAACTCGGATGAAGATGTTGTTGCAGGTGTCAATGGACTGAGTCTGTCCAAAAGAGGCACTTTGTCCCGGCATAACAGCGTGGACGGAAAAGATATCTTGTTTCCGATGGTGGGAGATCAGCCCACAAAAATCTCGCCAACTTCATCCCTTCCGACATCTTCCAAAGCCTCCTATGAGAGATCGCTGGCACAGCACCAGCCCCTCACACGACGTAGTACTGTCCCCACAGAGCAGGAGGGCTCTGGAGGAAACCTGGGGCCAGTTAGCCTCAGAGACACAGTGCACCGGAGGAGACTGGGGAACGAACACTACGACTCAGACTCCCAGCTGTACTCAGATTCCAGCATGCTAGACTCTCCTAAGGCACCTCTGGAGAGGAGGAAGCTCAATACGTCCCCTCTTGCTATGCTAACAGGCTCACGAGAGTCCTTGGACAGCAATCCCAGTACCTCTTCACCTAGCACAGCCAGATGCAGAGCACCTGGCCTACTGGAGCGGCGTGGCTCTGGAACGCTATTGCTGGACTATATATCCCACACTCGCCCAGGTCACCTTCCCCCATTAAACGTCAACCCTAACCCTCCAATTCCAGATATAGGGGCAAGCAGCAAACCCTCATCCCCACTTGCAGCAGGTATCAGACCAATAGCTCCCGTAGCACCAAACTCACCAAAGAGAGGCAACCTCAGGACGAAGAAGAAGCTTGTGAGAAGGCACTCTATGCAAGTGGAACAGATGAAGCAGCTTTCAAACTTTGAAGAGCTCAATCATCAATCATGA